The proteins below are encoded in one region of Peribacillus muralis:
- a CDS encoding HU family DNA-binding protein, protein MNKTELINEVVTATEISKKDATKAVDAVFDTILEALKNGDKVQLIGFGNFEVRERAARKGRNPQTGDEIEIAASKVPAFKPGKALKDAVK, encoded by the coding sequence ATGAACAAAACAGAATTGATTAATGAAGTTGTTACAGCGACTGAAATTTCTAAGAAAGACGCTACAAAAGCTGTTGATGCTGTTTTTGATACAATCTTAGAAGCTCTAAAAAACGGTGATAAAGTCCAATTGATTGGTTTTGGTAACTTTGAAGTTCGTGAACGTGCGGCTCGTAAAGGACGCAACCCACAAACTGGAGACGAAATCGAAATTGCAGCTAGCAAAGTGCCAGCTTTCAAACCTGGTAAAGCACTGAAAGATGCAGTGAAGTAA
- a CDS encoding demethylmenaquinone methyltransferase, which produces MEQSKEQKVHHVFEKIYGNYDKMNSLISFKQHLKWRKATMATMNVPKGARALDVCCGTADWTIALANEVGPEGSVVGLDFSKNMLKIGEQKVKDLNLEQVSLMQGNAMELPFEDDSFDYVTIGFGLRNVPDYMQVLKELNRVAKPGGMVVCLDTSQPTMLGFKQGYYFYFRFIMPVFGKLFAKSYSEYSWLQESARDFPGMKKLEGMFKQAGMEKVSYKAHFGGVAATHFGYKPSK; this is translated from the coding sequence ATGGAGCAGTCTAAAGAGCAAAAAGTTCATCATGTCTTTGAAAAGATTTACGGTAACTATGACAAGATGAATTCCCTCATCAGCTTTAAGCAGCATCTTAAATGGCGTAAGGCCACAATGGCCACCATGAATGTCCCGAAAGGCGCCCGCGCCCTTGACGTATGCTGCGGAACCGCGGACTGGACCATTGCCCTCGCTAATGAAGTGGGACCAGAAGGTAGTGTTGTCGGTCTGGACTTCAGTAAAAACATGCTCAAAATCGGTGAACAAAAGGTGAAGGATCTCAATTTGGAGCAAGTTTCCCTGATGCAGGGGAATGCAATGGAGCTTCCTTTTGAGGATGATAGCTTCGATTATGTCACGATCGGGTTCGGGCTGCGGAATGTTCCTGACTACATGCAAGTGCTTAAAGAGTTAAACCGTGTCGCCAAACCTGGAGGAATGGTCGTTTGTCTTGATACATCACAGCCAACGATGCTTGGCTTCAAGCAGGGGTATTATTTTTACTTCCGCTTCATCATGCCTGTATTCGGCAAGTTATTCGCAAAAAGCTACAGCGAATATTCTTGGCTTCAGGAATCTGCTCGCGATTTCCCAGGTATGAAAAAGCTTGAAGGCATGTTCAAGCAGGCAGGAATGGAAAAGGTCAGTTACAAGGCTCACTTCGGCGGTGTTGCAGCAACACATTTCGGGTATAAGCCTTCAAAATAA
- a CDS encoding putrescine aminotransferase codes for MSIKVESKKRQANQSETQDYIKKVLQLIEQKEISKEDAQWVTKETVENFRNHVNPGFLEYRKTVTKDTQFAAVEWSDQDSCFTDVNGKKYIDCLGGFGIYNVGHRNPKVVKAVTDQLQRQALHSQDLLDPLRAMLAKILADITPGDLKYSFFTNSGTESVEAALKLAKMYSDRFTIISTTKSFHGKSLGSLSATAKGMFRKPFIPLIPGVRHVAFGDVDMMRKTFESCALVGEDVAAVLLEPIQGEGGVILPPQDYLKQVRALCDEYDALLILDEVQTGMGRTGKMFASELYDVVPDIICLAKAFGGGVMPAGAVVANEKVFKSWFDNPFMHTTTFGGNPLACAAAIATIDVLLEEKLPERAAEVGEYFLNGLREAASGHKDKVLEIRGQGLMIGIEFHKDEVGYEFSKALFDKGILVAGTLINSKTIRIEPSLTIQLDEVDTVINAFKEVLPTLQA; via the coding sequence ATGTCAATCAAAGTTGAAAGCAAAAAAAGGCAAGCTAACCAATCGGAAACTCAAGATTATATTAAAAAAGTGCTTCAATTAATCGAGCAAAAGGAAATATCCAAAGAGGATGCCCAATGGGTTACAAAGGAAACGGTCGAAAATTTCCGCAATCATGTAAACCCAGGGTTTTTGGAATATCGGAAGACGGTCACAAAAGACACACAATTCGCAGCTGTGGAATGGTCAGACCAGGACTCCTGCTTTACGGATGTAAATGGGAAAAAGTATATTGATTGTTTAGGCGGCTTCGGGATTTATAATGTTGGTCATCGTAATCCTAAAGTCGTGAAAGCAGTCACAGATCAATTACAAAGACAAGCCCTCCATAGCCAGGACTTACTGGACCCGTTACGGGCGATGCTAGCCAAGATCCTTGCCGATATCACACCGGGGGATCTTAAATACTCCTTCTTTACGAACAGCGGTACGGAGAGCGTGGAGGCTGCGCTAAAGCTTGCTAAAATGTACAGTGATCGCTTCACGATCATCTCCACGACTAAATCATTTCATGGTAAGAGCCTTGGTTCTCTTTCGGCTACTGCAAAGGGCATGTTCCGAAAACCATTCATTCCACTGATTCCTGGAGTGCGTCATGTTGCTTTCGGTGATGTGGATATGATGCGAAAAACATTTGAAAGTTGCGCATTGGTCGGTGAGGATGTCGCTGCCGTGCTGTTGGAACCTATCCAGGGTGAAGGCGGGGTCATTCTACCCCCGCAAGATTATTTAAAACAGGTTCGGGCTTTGTGTGATGAATATGATGCATTGTTGATATTGGATGAAGTTCAGACTGGTATGGGTCGGACGGGAAAAATGTTCGCTTCCGAGCTCTATGATGTCGTTCCGGATATTATTTGTTTGGCAAAAGCATTTGGCGGCGGTGTAATGCCGGCTGGTGCTGTCGTGGCCAATGAGAAAGTGTTCAAAAGCTGGTTTGACAATCCGTTCATGCACACGACGACATTTGGTGGAAACCCACTCGCTTGCGCTGCGGCCATTGCTACGATCGACGTTCTTTTGGAAGAAAAATTACCGGAGCGTGCTGCGGAAGTGGGAGAATATTTCTTGAATGGCTTAAGGGAAGCAGCTTCCGGGCATAAAGACAAGGTTTTGGAAATTCGCGGCCAAGGGTTGATGATCGGTATTGAATTCCATAAAGATGAGGTGGGCTACGAATTTTCAAAGGCTTTGTTTGATAAAGGCATTTTAGTGGCAGGTACGCTCATTAATTCTAAAACGATCAGGATTGAGCCGTCATTGACCATTCAATTGGATGAAGTCGATACAGTCATTAACGCGTTTAAAGAAGTGCTTCCAACGCTTCAAGCATAA
- a CDS encoding DUF2768 domain-containing protein, which produces MTPALQKMWISFIAMGFMVISIFLIYLSRYKFKGFWRGLTAIIAYILMILAGLIIIVVVLSGPTT; this is translated from the coding sequence ATGACACCTGCTCTGCAAAAAATGTGGATATCCTTCATAGCTATGGGCTTTATGGTTATCTCGATATTTCTTATCTACTTAAGCCGATACAAGTTTAAAGGTTTTTGGAGAGGTTTGACAGCAATCATCGCATACATACTCATGATACTAGCCGGCTTGATCATCATTGTCGTTGTTCTTAGCGGGCCAACCACTTGA
- a CDS encoding heptaprenyl diphosphate synthase component 1 — protein sequence MLNITDDKSQLKQLIEKKAQHPYLLKFIQKPSLDEDKLLLLWGLFNDVDVKSEKRDQYITSTMLVQIALDTHEIVSNSGEGLDLPDVLKNRQLQVLAGDYYSGLYYQVLATVGNVEMIRILSSAIKKINDNKIILYQQGSIKDVQSLLTTIKAIEASLIHKLASYYQQPDWSYVSEDFLLLSRLHAEKGRYLTTGQSIIFDILRDMPSGCSAGQDELAPQKEEQVRIRFEKCLGDARKSLERSMKKLVKVDDDLKDRVKVLMEQTASIANSYVKEG from the coding sequence TTGTTAAACATAACGGACGACAAAAGCCAATTAAAACAATTAATAGAAAAGAAAGCTCAACATCCATATTTATTGAAGTTTATACAAAAACCAAGCTTGGACGAAGATAAATTGTTATTGCTTTGGGGGTTGTTTAACGATGTGGATGTTAAAAGCGAAAAAAGGGATCAATACATCACTTCGACCATGCTCGTGCAAATAGCCCTTGACACACACGAAATCGTTTCGAATTCAGGTGAGGGACTGGATTTGCCTGACGTATTGAAAAACCGCCAATTGCAAGTGCTTGCCGGCGACTACTACAGTGGGCTGTACTATCAGGTCCTTGCCACTGTGGGGAATGTTGAAATGATCCGTATTCTATCAAGCGCCATAAAAAAAATAAATGATAACAAAATCATCCTATATCAACAAGGGTCAATAAAGGATGTTCAGTCGCTTTTAACGACGATTAAAGCGATCGAGGCTTCGTTGATCCATAAACTCGCCTCTTATTATCAACAGCCTGACTGGAGCTATGTCTCAGAAGATTTCTTGCTTTTGAGTAGGCTTCATGCCGAGAAGGGGCGTTACTTGACGACGGGGCAATCGATCATATTCGATATCCTCCGGGATATGCCTTCAGGCTGTTCGGCTGGACAGGACGAACTTGCTCCACAAAAGGAAGAACAGGTCCGGATCAGGTTCGAGAAGTGTTTGGGGGATGCCAGGAAATCCTTGGAGCGTTCGATGAAAAAGCTGGTGAAAGTGGATGATGATCTTAAGGATCGAGTGAAGGTCCTCATGGAGCAAACAGCAAGTATAGCCAATTCATATGTGAAAGAAGGGTGA
- a CDS encoding sigma 54-interacting transcriptional regulator, producing the protein MLSIPDDKIRPFITITIDQPALSEQNIHEIQEPFFFLMKENQVFAYIRLDDLPLNESITTVEQLLQYALSIDNVCKLPPNISLPLLFQIIGEPIVLIKTDDGVLTGYVKREDVLAELFKQDSKQNVDLLNVMLTSIPMGIFVADKEKNIVNFNESGLKMIKKPAEQVLNEPAATIFNKEHIHSVFASGGSILNQLEITDIMSVLVDYSPILNHAKEVEGLIIIVQDLPMVEEMAMEIELIKSSNKDLNAILANIYDEILVVNQKGELLRYSDSIISGFWGKDLKDYIGKNLLQLEDEGIFNPSVTRLVLEQKKKVSIVQDTKMNKKVLSVGTPVFNEKGEIERIVIASRDITETTKLKSELNEMRKELDSFKKQDQFYKELIFASPKMEQIISQIKKIAHFSSTVLINGESGVGKEVIAEAIHKMGRRSKQPFLKINCGAIPENLLESELFGYTKGSFTGADKNGKVGYFQQANKGVLFLDEVGDMPIHLQVKLLRVLQEQEVIPIGSTTPIPIDVQIVAATNKGLEKMVEMGTFREDLFYRLNVIPIHVPPLRERPEDIPPLAFHFLQKLNERYQRNYHFSPDALNILEVYTWPGNIRELQNMIERLVVSADEEMIDADFIQRFIPVGSGFKQTKPIITRILPLQEAIDHVEEQLIMLAMKQYKTTTKAAKALGISQSSVSRKYQKVLAEQSRRIGENAF; encoded by the coding sequence GTGTTATCCATACCGGATGATAAAATTAGACCATTCATAACGATCACAATCGATCAGCCAGCACTTTCAGAGCAAAACATTCATGAGATACAGGAACCATTTTTCTTTCTGATGAAGGAAAATCAAGTGTTTGCCTATATCCGTTTGGATGATTTGCCGTTAAATGAAAGTATAACAACAGTCGAACAGCTTTTACAGTATGCCTTATCGATAGATAATGTCTGTAAATTGCCTCCAAACATTTCCTTGCCGCTTCTGTTTCAAATTATCGGTGAACCAATCGTCTTGATCAAGACAGATGATGGCGTGCTTACCGGTTATGTCAAAAGGGAAGATGTGTTAGCGGAATTATTCAAGCAGGACAGCAAGCAAAATGTGGACCTGCTTAATGTCATGTTAACTTCCATTCCAATGGGGATTTTTGTAGCGGATAAAGAAAAAAATATCGTGAACTTCAATGAATCGGGCTTGAAAATGATCAAGAAGCCTGCTGAACAGGTTTTAAATGAACCAGCAGCGACCATCTTCAATAAAGAGCATATACATAGCGTGTTCGCGAGCGGTGGAAGTATACTAAATCAGCTGGAAATCACGGATATCATGAGTGTGCTTGTCGATTATAGCCCTATCCTCAACCATGCAAAAGAAGTGGAAGGCCTGATCATCATCGTTCAGGATTTACCGATGGTTGAGGAAATGGCTATGGAAATAGAATTGATAAAAAGTTCGAATAAAGACTTGAATGCCATTTTAGCTAATATTTATGATGAAATTTTGGTCGTCAATCAAAAAGGAGAACTGCTTCGCTATAGTGACAGCATCATTTCCGGTTTTTGGGGAAAGGATTTAAAGGATTATATCGGAAAGAATCTCTTGCAGTTAGAGGATGAAGGGATTTTCAATCCATCGGTGACCCGGCTTGTCCTTGAACAAAAAAAGAAGGTCTCGATTGTCCAAGATACGAAAATGAATAAAAAAGTCCTTTCCGTCGGAACGCCAGTATTCAATGAAAAAGGTGAGATCGAACGAATTGTGATTGCATCAAGGGATATCACCGAAACGACTAAGTTGAAATCGGAATTGAATGAAATGAGAAAAGAATTGGATTCGTTCAAGAAGCAAGATCAATTTTACAAAGAGTTGATTTTTGCCAGTCCTAAAATGGAACAAATCATCAGTCAAATCAAGAAAATCGCTCATTTTTCATCTACCGTACTGATCAACGGGGAATCGGGAGTCGGGAAAGAGGTCATAGCCGAAGCCATTCATAAAATGGGGAGGCGTTCGAAGCAGCCCTTCCTAAAGATAAATTGCGGGGCAATACCGGAAAACCTTCTTGAAAGTGAATTGTTCGGTTATACGAAAGGGTCCTTTACCGGAGCGGATAAAAACGGGAAGGTGGGCTATTTTCAACAGGCCAATAAAGGTGTATTATTCCTTGATGAAGTGGGTGACATGCCAATCCATCTTCAGGTCAAGCTTCTGCGGGTCCTTCAGGAACAGGAAGTGATTCCAATCGGCAGTACGACACCGATACCCATTGATGTTCAAATCGTTGCCGCCACAAATAAAGGACTGGAAAAAATGGTCGAAATGGGAACGTTCCGGGAAGATTTGTTCTATCGGCTGAACGTCATTCCGATACATGTTCCGCCTTTAAGGGAAAGGCCGGAGGATATACCGCCGCTTGCTTTTCATTTTCTGCAGAAACTGAATGAAAGATATCAGCGGAACTACCACTTTTCCCCTGATGCCTTGAACATACTGGAGGTTTATACGTGGCCCGGCAATATTCGTGAATTGCAGAACATGATCGAGAGATTGGTTGTTTCTGCTGATGAAGAGATGATTGATGCTGACTTCATTCAACGATTCATTCCTGTCGGCAGCGGCTTTAAACAAACGAAGCCGATCATAACGAGAATCCTGCCACTTCAGGAAGCGATAGATCATGTCGAGGAGCAATTGATCATGCTTGCCATGAAACAGTATAAAACGACGACGAAAGCGGCTAAAGCACTAGGGATAAGTCAGTCCTCCGTCAGCAGGAAGTATCAAAAGGTCTTGGCAGAACAGAGCAGGAGAATCGGAGAAAATGCATTTTAA
- a CDS encoding APC family permease, whose translation MQTGKLKRSLSLWQIVLLGVGYMTPMVVFDTFGIVSELTGGHVPTAYVIALVAMLFTAASYGKMVKIYPQAGSSYTYTQKTINPHLGFLVGWSSMLDYLFLPMVNAILTKIYLTALFPEVSPWMWVVGFVLLMTGINLFNVNFAANFNSFLVFFQMLVIIIFVALVIKGVMSGEGTGDVTSLQPFIGSHMEMSTLIAGATILCFSFLGFDAVTTLSEETPNPAKTIPRAILLTALIGGVLFVTAAFFTQLFFPDVSRFNDPEAASPEIALFVGGKLFQSIFLAGTLCGTLASGLASHASVSRLLYVMGRDQMISKKLFGFVHPKYNTPFYNVIFVGIISLVALFLDLVTATSLINFGALMAFTFVNLCVIVHAVRNKRYHSVKGFISNILFPVIGGASVFILWLNLEMSSLILGTIWAAMGIAYLLYRTKWFTESPPLFRFEEAQ comes from the coding sequence ATGCAAACAGGTAAACTGAAAAGGTCTTTAAGCTTATGGCAAATCGTCTTGCTAGGTGTGGGGTATATGACCCCGATGGTCGTTTTTGATACATTCGGGATCGTTTCTGAATTAACGGGAGGACATGTACCGACTGCATATGTCATTGCTTTGGTGGCAATGCTGTTTACGGCAGCAAGCTATGGGAAAATGGTGAAAATTTATCCTCAAGCAGGGTCATCTTATACGTATACACAAAAAACGATCAATCCACATTTAGGCTTCCTGGTCGGATGGTCATCGATGCTTGATTATTTATTTTTACCGATGGTGAACGCAATCTTAACAAAAATATATTTAACTGCACTATTTCCCGAAGTTTCCCCCTGGATGTGGGTAGTTGGATTTGTCCTGTTAATGACAGGGATCAACTTGTTCAATGTTAATTTCGCTGCCAACTTCAACAGCTTCCTTGTTTTCTTTCAAATGTTGGTCATCATCATTTTCGTGGCACTTGTCATCAAAGGGGTCATGAGTGGTGAAGGGACAGGGGATGTCACCTCGCTTCAGCCTTTTATCGGGTCTCATATGGAAATGTCGACGCTCATAGCCGGTGCAACGATTCTTTGCTTTTCCTTCTTGGGGTTCGATGCTGTCACGACCTTATCGGAAGAAACACCAAATCCAGCCAAAACGATTCCGCGGGCGATCCTCTTAACTGCCCTTATTGGCGGGGTTTTGTTTGTCACAGCTGCATTTTTCACCCAGCTATTCTTTCCCGATGTTTCCCGTTTCAATGATCCGGAAGCGGCTTCCCCGGAAATTGCACTTTTCGTAGGCGGGAAGTTATTTCAATCCATATTCCTGGCAGGCACACTATGCGGTACCCTTGCCTCAGGACTTGCCTCCCATGCTAGTGTATCAAGGTTGTTATATGTCATGGGGCGAGATCAGATGATCTCGAAAAAACTTTTTGGGTTTGTCCACCCTAAATATAATACGCCCTTTTATAATGTCATCTTTGTCGGAATCATTTCCTTGGTCGCCTTATTCCTGGATTTGGTCACGGCTACCTCCCTAATAAATTTCGGAGCGTTAATGGCCTTTACTTTCGTGAATTTGTGCGTTATCGTCCACGCAGTCAGGAACAAAAGGTACCATTCGGTTAAAGGATTTATTTCCAATATACTGTTCCCGGTTATTGGAGGGGCATCGGTGTTCATCCTTTGGCTAAATCTTGAAATGAGCTCCTTGATTCTGGGAACTATCTGGGCGGCAATGGGCATCGCTTATCTTCTTTACCGGACGAAATGGTTTACGGAATCCCCTCCACTATTCCGCTTTGAAGAAGCCCAGTAA
- the hepT gene encoding heptaprenyl diphosphate synthase component II, with translation MKFKMMYSFLNADLQLIEKELEAAIEADSTVLREASLHLLQSGGKRIRPVFVLLGAKFGDYDIHIVKHVAATLELIHTASLVHDDVVDDADLRRGSATIKSKWDNRVAMYTGDFIFARALEMMSVIESPLAHQILADTMVELCLGEIEQIKDKYNFEQNWRIYFRRIKRKTALLIASSCQLGAIAAGVEEKIHQKLFKFGYYVGMSYQITDDILDFTASEEELGKPAGSDLIQGNITLPVLIAMEDPKLKKLIETVREDTPKEEMSAIIHAIKSSGAIEQAANVSDMYLEKAFAELKGLPAIKARKTLSDIAKNIGKRKF, from the coding sequence ATGAAATTTAAAATGATGTATTCATTTTTGAATGCAGATTTGCAATTAATAGAAAAAGAATTAGAAGCCGCGATTGAAGCGGACTCCACTGTTTTAAGGGAAGCCTCCCTGCATTTACTGCAATCCGGCGGTAAGCGTATCCGACCGGTATTCGTCCTATTGGGAGCGAAGTTCGGCGATTATGATATCCATATCGTCAAGCATGTTGCAGCAACATTGGAACTGATTCATACTGCATCCCTTGTACATGATGATGTTGTGGATGATGCGGATTTGCGCCGGGGATCTGCAACCATCAAATCAAAATGGGATAACCGTGTCGCCATGTATACAGGCGACTTCATTTTTGCACGTGCACTGGAAATGATGTCAGTGATCGAATCTCCCCTTGCACATCAAATTTTAGCGGATACGATGGTCGAACTATGTCTAGGGGAAATAGAACAAATTAAAGATAAATATAATTTCGAACAGAATTGGCGGATCTACTTTAGAAGGATCAAACGAAAAACGGCATTGCTCATCGCCTCCAGCTGCCAATTGGGAGCCATTGCTGCAGGTGTTGAAGAGAAGATTCATCAAAAGCTATTCAAATTCGGATATTATGTCGGGATGTCTTATCAAATCACCGATGATATATTGGACTTCACCGCTTCCGAAGAAGAACTTGGAAAACCGGCCGGTAGTGATTTGATCCAGGGAAACATCACATTGCCCGTATTGATCGCAATGGAGGATCCCAAGCTGAAGAAGCTTATCGAAACCGTCCGTGAGGATACGCCTAAAGAGGAAATGTCCGCCATCATCCATGCGATAAAATCTTCCGGTGCCATTGAACAGGCAGCTAACGTCAGTGACATGTATTTGGAAAAGGCATTTGCTGAATTGAAAGGCTTGCCTGCCATTAAAGCGAGAAAAACACTATCCGATATCGCGAAAAATATCGGAAAAAGAAAGTTTTAA
- the spoIVA gene encoding stage IV sporulation protein A, translated as MEKVDIFKDIAERTGGDIYLGVVGAVRTGKSTFIKKFMELVVIPNIPSEADRARAQDELPQSAAGKTIMTTEPKFVPNQAASISIAEGLEVNIRLVDCVGYSIPGAKGYEDENGPRMIHTPWYEDPIPFNEAAEIGTRKVIQDHSTLGVVVTTDGSIGDIPRSDYLEAEERVVEELKEVGKPFIMIVNSVQPHHPNTVALKESLQEKYDIPVLAMSVEGMRESDVYSVLREALYEFPVLEVNVNLPSWVMVLREDHWLRESYQEAVKETVKDIKRLRDVDRVVGHFNEFEFIERAALAGIEMGQGVAEIDLYAPDELYDEILKEIVGVEIRGKDHLLSLMQDFAYAKAEYDQVADALRMVKQTGYGVAAPSLNDMSLDEPEIIRQGARFGVRLKAVAPSIHMIKVDVESEFSPIIGTEKQSEELVRYLMQDFEDNPLSIWNSDIFGRSLSSYVREGIQVKLAMMPDNARYKLKETLERIINEGSGGLIAIIL; from the coding sequence TTGGAAAAGGTAGATATTTTTAAAGATATAGCTGAGCGGACCGGCGGCGACATATATTTAGGGGTGGTTGGTGCCGTCAGGACTGGAAAATCAACATTCATTAAAAAATTCATGGAGTTAGTCGTTATACCCAACATCCCGTCAGAGGCTGACCGTGCCCGGGCACAGGATGAATTGCCGCAGAGTGCTGCCGGAAAAACGATCATGACGACAGAGCCTAAATTCGTACCTAACCAGGCGGCATCGATTTCAATAGCTGAAGGACTGGAAGTGAACATTCGTTTAGTGGATTGTGTCGGTTATTCGATACCTGGAGCAAAAGGGTATGAAGATGAAAATGGCCCGCGTATGATCCATACGCCATGGTATGAAGATCCAATCCCGTTCAATGAGGCGGCGGAAATTGGCACACGCAAAGTGATTCAAGATCATTCCACATTGGGTGTAGTTGTTACGACGGATGGTTCAATCGGAGATATTCCACGGAGTGATTATTTAGAGGCGGAGGAAAGGGTAGTAGAAGAATTGAAGGAGGTCGGCAAGCCGTTTATCATGATTGTCAATTCCGTTCAGCCGCACCATCCCAATACGGTAGCCTTGAAGGAATCCCTCCAGGAAAAATATGATATCCCTGTATTGGCGATGAGTGTCGAGGGAATGAGGGAATCGGATGTTTACAGCGTCCTCCGTGAAGCCCTTTATGAATTTCCTGTCCTCGAAGTCAATGTGAACCTACCAAGCTGGGTAATGGTTTTACGTGAAGATCATTGGTTAAGGGAAAGTTATCAGGAAGCGGTTAAAGAGACCGTGAAGGACATTAAGCGACTGAGGGACGTTGATCGGGTGGTCGGCCATTTCAATGAATTCGAGTTCATTGAACGTGCAGCACTTGCAGGTATCGAAATGGGTCAGGGCGTTGCTGAAATCGACCTATACGCCCCTGATGAACTCTATGATGAAATCCTGAAGGAAATCGTCGGTGTGGAAATACGGGGCAAGGACCATCTATTATCTTTGATGCAGGATTTTGCGTATGCGAAAGCGGAATATGATCAGGTAGCCGATGCACTGAGGATGGTCAAACAAACCGGATACGGCGTGGCGGCGCCTTCACTAAATGATATGAGCCTTGATGAACCGGAAATTATTCGTCAGGGAGCCAGGTTCGGTGTCAGACTAAAAGCGGTGGCTCCTTCCATCCATATGATCAAGGTTGATGTCGAGTCGGAATTCTCCCCGATCATTGGGACGGAGAAGCAAAGTGAAGAATTGGTAAGATACTTGATGCAGGATTTCGAAGACAATCCACTTTCCATCTGGAACTCGGATATTTTTGGCAGGAGCCTGAGTTCTTACGTAAGGGAAGGCATCCAGGTAAAACTGGCGATGATGCCAGACAATGCACGTTATAAATTGAAAGAAACCTTGGAGAGGATCATTAATGAGGGCAGCGGGGGCTTAATAGCGATCATCTTATAA
- the mtrB gene encoding trp RNA-binding attenuation protein MtrB encodes MNEKKILNDFVVIKAIEDSVNVIGLTRGTDTKFHHSEKLDSGEVMIAQFTEHTSAIKIRGHAKVYTPFGEIESDSKKSPSDK; translated from the coding sequence ATGAATGAGAAAAAGATACTGAATGATTTTGTCGTAATCAAGGCCATTGAGGATAGTGTGAATGTAATCGGATTGACGAGAGGAACGGACACCAAGTTCCATCACTCCGAAAAGCTTGACTCAGGCGAGGTGATGATTGCGCAATTCACGGAGCACACCTCGGCGATCAAAATCAGGGGACATGCGAAAGTGTATACGCCATTCGGTGAAATAGAAAGTGATTCTAAAAAATCCCCATCCGATAAATAA
- the folE gene encoding GTP cyclohydrolase I FolE, with amino-acid sequence MANVDHAKIEEAVKMLLEAVGEDPNREGLLDTPGRVARMYEEIFSGLNQDPKEYFDTVFGEDHEELVLVKDIPFYSVCEHHLVPFYGKAHVAYIPKNGKVTGLSKLARAVEAVSKRPQLQERITSTVADSIMEKLEPHGVMVVVEAEHMCMTMRGVKKPGSKTITSAVRGTFAKDHRTRAEVLAFIKN; translated from the coding sequence ATGGCTAATGTAGATCATGCCAAAATAGAAGAAGCAGTGAAGATGCTTCTTGAGGCTGTAGGGGAAGACCCGAATAGAGAAGGACTGCTTGATACACCAGGGCGTGTGGCAAGAATGTATGAGGAAATTTTTTCTGGACTCAATCAGGATCCGAAGGAATATTTCGATACGGTTTTTGGTGAGGACCATGAAGAACTGGTCCTCGTGAAGGATATTCCCTTTTACTCAGTCTGTGAACATCACTTAGTCCCTTTTTACGGTAAAGCGCATGTAGCTTATATCCCGAAAAACGGAAAAGTGACAGGCTTAAGCAAATTGGCGCGTGCGGTCGAGGCCGTATCAAAACGTCCACAGCTGCAGGAGCGCATCACTTCAACAGTTGCCGACTCGATAATGGAAAAGCTTGAACCTCATGGTGTGATGGTGGTGGTCGAGGCTGAACATATGTGCATGACGATGCGCGGTGTCAAAAAGCCAGGTTCCAAAACCATTACATCAGCTGTAAGGGGAACTTTCGCGAAAGATCATCGTACAAGGGCGGAAGTGTTGGCGTTCATTAAAAACTAA